The sequence ttTCCCTCCTCTGTGATTGTTTGTCCTCACTCTGTTAAATCTTAACCAGCTGCCTGTGTGTCCACActctgctcctcagcctcaGTACCTGGAGTTTACTCAACTTTCTGCTCTGGTTCACGTTCctgagttttgagtttgaaTTATTTCACTTCATTTCTTCACTTTCTCACTCTGCGTGTGTGGTGGTGCTCCTGCGTTCTACAAACCTAACACGCCCCGATTCTAAGCATGGAGTTTCAAATGACCTAAACCACCTCAGGGCTGCACTGTGAAGCAAGGCCAACAAACCCAGGAGGgtttttctttatctctcttcCCTAAACCTAACATTGTCTGTCCTCATAACCTATTCTCCGAAGCTGACTCAGTTAACCCTGGGTTATCCTTCCCTGAAGTTTTTAAACCCAAATCCTGCTCCATAGCACAAGGCCCTGGAGGTAAAGCTAAAAGTGAGTGTGACCACAGTGTTGGTAGTGACCTAATCTctcactgcagaggaagagTGTGTGCTCTATGTGGAGAGTGCAGCAGGTCCAAATTGATCCTGGACAGTCTGTGAACTGTGATGGATGTTTACCTCGGTGGATGTTTGGGTCAAGCTGGCAACACGGTACAGTTTGCACGAGGCAGTGCAGAGAGCGCATGCTACTACAAACCTGAACGAATGCTCAATGTACTTCTAGTGGGGTTGTAGAATAAAGTTGCATAACCGTGAGATGTCCTATGTTAACTTTAACCTCATTCTACTCATCAGTGAACGTGATGCTGTCACAACTTGAACCTCTTGTCAAGGCCTGGATCCGCTGGACATGCTGTGGAGGTGAGAAGGTCTGATTAAAAATGCACTTCTTTGAATCACTTTTTGTCACTGACCTtggtgttgagtgtgtgtgtgtgtgtgggtgtgtgagtgtgtgccacCATGGGCCAGAATTATAAATAATTGCATCACAgtattctttattttctcttcaaaaTGAGCTGGACTGTCCCGGGGGTATAGGGCGGGgctgataaataaaatagtcttgattatattaataatgatgatgattaacAAAGTGAAATATGGTAAATTTGTATGTTCTGCGTTTCCTATCAGTATCATCTGTTTTTTGTGATGTAACATAAAAGCATTGTTGCGGTTTTCTTGTTGAGGCGTATATGTAAAACCATGTTGGCTGCAGAGATCAAGTAATATCTGACCTATTGTGTAGAAGTTTGGgcaaaacatgaacacattcCGTTTTCATTTGACAAAAGAGAGCCTTCAGAATCATCATCAGAAGTCGATAAACAGATCCAATATTGATTCAGTTAAAGTTTTTGAAATTCCAGGAACTAGTAGAACTCAGAAGAAAAACTTTGCCTGCTCACATCCAGTAAAGATTTGAAAAAAGAGAATTACTTATAACCGAGATTCAGAACCATATTGATGGAACGTTGAATTACAGTGACAGGAATCAATTTGTGGAACAATCTCAACAGagaaaccaacacaaacactatATTCAAAAACACTATTTAAGCCGGTATGTGGAAGAAATACAATGAAATGGGTTAATTacgttttttcctgttttgttgtgACAGATAAATCGTTTTTCTTCTATGACTGGTATGAAATTAATGAAGTGAGGGGCTGTGTCGGCCTGCagctatttacattttttattaaaaatctgATTGATATATTTGCTTTGTTAATTGTGAAAGAGGGCAGAATATATGGGAGTACTCTTTGTTCTGCTCCTTTTTATTAAAAGATCAGAGATTTTGCTTCTCTATTTAAATTGTTTGGGTTTGTTcgatgaataaaataaacttatatatgtataattgATTCAAAAACAAACCTCGATTTACTCATTTATCAAATCTGTCCTtaaatccatctctctctgtctctgcagtatCTTCTGTGAGTTTTGACAGTTGAGTTTCCAGTAACAGCAgtgtattaataaataaataaaactcgtATTAAATATGTATAACGTGCCATAAGAAAGACTGCGGTTAGCCCCAGCTCTGAAGTTCTCTGCAGAGCTCGGCGAAGAATTCCACAAAAGTAAATTGTAGGAGAACCTTTCCCTGTTACTGTCAGGGTTACTTTATTCCTTTCATTTCATGTTGGTTATGGGAGCTGGTGGTGGAGAGCCACGCCGAGACAGGAGctgcactgaaaacacacaacacaatgaacCTGGACCTCGAGAGATACGCctgagaaatatttaataatccACCAGCAAGAACAATCAATATGTTTCTACAGAGGAGAATCCGGGAGAAGAGACTGGCAGCTTGTACAGAATCTGTGAGTCCCAAACTCATCCTGGTGCTCGGTTCAGAGATCGGTGGTTTGATGAGGTGTAagggtaaaatatatatatatagtggaaATGGGGAATGAAATCAGCCCTTGTACTTCTTCTATCTTTcaaaataacctccttggttAGAGGGTAAACGCACTGAAACAGCGTGCACACCTTTTATCTGAATATAATTGGAgacataaatatgtttttgcctCGTGTGCCTTTGCTTCGCTGAAGATAATTGTAGAGCAGACAAACAGATGTTTCACCTTATTGTAGCTTTACCACTGCAGCAGATGTCATTTTCCATTAATAACAGCCTGCATCCAAACTTTCACTGCAGCTGCATTCGTAAACCGATTGTGTAGAATTTGTGAgctatgctgcagccagccaccagggggcaatcaagacactttggcttcacataTTTGCTACAGTCCGGTGAATCTGATTCGGTTCTGGTGGTTCAAATAATAAAACCTCTGTTTGACACTGATTCCAGAAGCATAAATGAAATCTATACGAGAAAAAAATTTCCCATGTTCTGCTCATTTGAAGTGAAGGGAAAGTGTCTCGTCTCTTTatcagtgtgaagctgacaatTATCAGAAGTGGGGCCGTTCAGGGTGTGACTGTGTCAGGATCAGTTAACCTTTGGTTGACCTCAGGAAAGTGAGGCCACCTCTCCCGTCTGACCTCTTCACCCCTGCAACAAACACTCGGGTCAGTTAATAACATTCTCTGTGGGGAACCTGAACCAGTCACCTGCTGTAAAAGGTCTGTCACTAACCAATGCTGGACTGATGGTGCAGAGGAGATAAGTGTGAACCAAACCAAAACATAACTCGTTGGAAGGTGATAATGAGATCTGGGTAGCGTAAAGGAGAAAAACAATTTGAGAAAAGCTGCACACATTGTTATcacattttaaagataaatcTTTCGCTGGCTTCCTGCAGATGTAGCCTGAGGGGTGGGAAATTAATGCCGGAGTCCAGGAGGAGGCAGCTCAGCCTAAATATTAATGTGCTGTGTGGATTCCTCCGTGCAAAACATAATGGAAATGACTTGGCTGTCATGTAGTTGTGGCCTCGGAAGCAGAACAGGAGCACTTAATACTTGGAAAATACAATTGAGTTTAATCATAAACAACATTGTGGAAAAAGAAATCATGCTGTCATCACTATTCTTATATTATCTTTTATTAAAACATCATTGACCTCCGACAAGTAAAGAATGtacacaataataattataatgataataataataataaactgaatAACATCAGaagaaagtgttttctgtttatctttTTGTCGATTCACTGGATCTCTGCATTCTCTGACTTCAAGGCTTGAGCTAGTTTTAGAGGAATGTATAGTACAGGAATCCAAAATtatctttccccccccccccccatcatcacgtttttgttttttttcatcttctgACACCACAACATATTTTGTCTCATTTGCAAGTCATTGCACACAACCGCTCGTGAAGTCTTCCAGAGGGGTTCGGAAATAACACAACCCTCCAGCGGCGAATGCACACACTCCCTCAGGTTCACGTGCAGTCAAACAAACGGTAAAAACGCACACACGCTTGAATGGCTGCGGTGGACGTGCACGCCGCCGAGCTCCAGTGCTCTGATCCGACCTTTTGGCCGTAAAGCATCACACCCCGACCGAGGCGGCGGCTTCATTCTCAGCAGAACCGAACACGAGAGGGGGAAAAGCATTCGTCTGCCACCGGCCTCGCTCGACCACGGCTCAGATAGAACCTCTtcactgactctctctctctgctcctcctctccatcagtGCTTCACGCTGAGTGCTGCGTCCTCTGCTGCTGGAACTCAAAAAGGAAATGCCACAGATGCACGATcggagggggggagaaaaaaagtgacctttaaagaaaacacaccaaaaaaaaaagatactcACCGGGGGGGAACAAACCGTCCACTTTACACAACGTAATGTCAGCGGGCCGAGCACTGTGGAGATTGTCTTTTGATAAAGTCTGAACTTTTTAAAACATgtgaaacaattaaaaacacagttacacgataaaaacctttaatttttttttttttaaagtctgcaCTCAGAGTGAAGTGTGGGTTTACAGTTTGTTCTGACAGGCAGGTGATGCTGAAAATCTCTATGATGGTTTTCACAGCAGTCCAAGTGGGCGTGACCAGAGCTTCTGTATCAGATCTCTGTATCTACCTCTGCTCCTGGAGCTTTTCATAAAAAGAAGCAGTCGGTCTCTAACAGTACCGTGTCCGGCGCTGGCGGTCATGTGTCAATGACGTCCTGCGCTGGCGAAGGTTCATGTGGCAAACTGGTGGTGTTGGGCAGCGGCTGCGTGTGGCTGACGgagttctgctgcagctctagCGCCATGGCGTTCTGCGGGTGGGGGAACTCCTTCACCTGTCGGCGGTACTCCAGGAAGGTGGACGCCTTGGTTGCGATGGCCACCACGTTCTTGCCGACAAAGATGGTGGACACGCGGCTGTCCTGAAACAACACCATGTTCACGCCCCGTATGAGGATGGTGACCACGTTGATGGTGACCAGGCTCAGGACCGGGTACAGCATCATCTTCTGGGGCGACATGTGCTCCCCCTGCATGCTGATCTCACTGAGCGACACGCAGGGCAggatgagcagcaggatgtagCAGTAGAAGAACATCAGGCCCTCGGCCCAGATGGGTAAGCCCGTCCGCTGAGGCTCCCACAGGTTCGCTTGGATATCCAGCAGGTCCAGCAGGTCCAGAGCCACCCAGAACAGGCggctcctcatgtcctccttcttTCTAAAAGTCCTCACGTATTCCATACTATCCAGAGCCACGAGAACCAGGTATAAAcccggcacacacacagatagtaACAACGTCAAAGCCTTCCGTGCCACGGTCTCTAGACTCTTCCTGTCGGCTTTGCAATTCTGGAAGACGAAGTACAGTTTGATCTCCAGAACAAAGATGTAGAGAAACCACAGGATCATGGCGTAGCCTCGCCGGGCGGTGCGCACCTCGGCGCCGACCCACACCGCCACATACCGCAGCACGATGAGGAAGCATACGTCCCCAACCAGCACTATAATGCACACGCCGATCTTTCTGGGACCCTGGTTCTGCTCCACCAGGTAGGCGTCCATGAAGGCCATGCTGGTCATGATGACGATGGTGGTCAGGCACACGTGGCGTTTGTCTGGGGGCGGTAACACCATGGCGAGGTCACCGGCTGGCTCTCACTCTGTCCACAGCTTTCaaagggaaaaaagagaaagtccGGAGGGTGAACGCAGCGCTGTGCCCCTTCCAAACCCTTTAGAGTTGAGGAAAAAAGGGAATTTAAGGTGGTCTGACAGCTCTGGCGTGCACAGGTGCAAACATCCAAcctactgtgtgtttgtattaaaataatataagtCACTGGAACTAATAGTCCATtcaggggggaggggaggggggggaaggtTATTTCAGCTTAAAAGCAGAGCCGTGTGTGGAGTCAGCAGAGAGCTGCTGGCTGCTGATTGCTCTCAGACCATGGGAAAACGGGAACATCACCTCGTTACTCAGCGCACTTCCATTGATCCGGCCCTGCCCCTGAGCAGCGGCTACACCGAGGGCTCTACAGCTGACATACCATGACTGATAGTAATCCACACGTAGTCAAATAGAGAATACTCTGAGTGGGCTCCAGCTAATGGACATGTGATGGGATCGCGGGACACGGTGCGGCGGCGGGGAAATGTTTATGGAGGTGTTTATTTTTGTACGAGACTGTGGAGGAAGTAACCGGGCGGCATGAGACTATATCCGTGCGTACGCccgtgctgctgctctgcatgtGCGAGGAATCCCTCTCTGGATCCTCCTGTGGAAGGTGGCGCAGTGTGTGTGGCTCCTCGCGGTCGTGCAGCTCGTGCGgggggaaacagaggagagggaggagaggagtctGCAGTGGCCAGAGGCCTCCAGCCGCCATAAATCACAGAGACAGCAGGTCAGCGGCCCACGAGGCCTGGCGTCCGACGACGGCTTCCCCGGGGGGAGGCTCTTACACCGGGCTGAAGATCCATTCTCTGTAACTCTTCTTGCCACGTGCCAGCCTCTCCTCAGCCTGGAGGAAGGAGAAataaagagagggggaggagaaggagaaaagaaaccTGTCAGCACTACTGGGCCATATAACATGGATTTCATTGCCAACAGCCCTCCACATATGAGAAGCCAAGTAATGTGTCAGCTTGGCTCAAACGTGGCCTATTTTAGTATAGATAGGACAGAGCACAGTGCATGTTACAGTATAACTGCTCCAGGGTGTCATTACCTCCCTCTTGTGTATTGTCTCGAGACATCTGGATGCATGCCTCGATATGCCCTGTTGATTGTATTATTACATTCAGCATATTGGGGTAATACCCACTAGTTTTCATTTTGGGCGTTAAATTAATTGCAGATTTATTACAAGAAACTGTAGAACCCAATTTTATAGTCTCGTATAGGAGCTGAGTCGCTGCCggctcattttctttttctctgcattACTTGGCACAACACTCTCTTGTAAAAGTCAGGGTAAATGGGAGAGACGATGGCGGAGTTCACTTGCTGCATATATTTTGAGGCAGTTTGGTCCAAACTGCAACAAGGTAATCACGATTGCTCTGTGCCCGGTATGCAATAGATCTAGTTTAAATTATATGAGGCTGCTTAGGTTTTATTGTGGTGCATCTGTCGGCTTGTTATCACTTTGACTAGTGGTTTTCTTTCCGTCTCTCCTTTCTTTGAATGAACCTGTTCACAATGTACATGTCGTTGCCACTGTAACATCCTTATTAAAATGAACATCCCTCGTTGTTCAAACATCGTCTGAGGCAAAGACCACAAGCCTTCCTGCAGGTCACTACTCACTTTCTTCTTCTACGAGAGTCTTCAAACAGTAGACTGATAATTATGTTCGGCTCAAACTCCATTTCCAGCCTCCGATTACGATTTGTTTTTACAGGACGACGTTTCAAGGTGTTTCTGTTTTGACCTCTTTAGTAATCTGCCTGATGTGTGCGTTGAGGCGAGTGACAGgatgggctggggggggggggggggggggggctgttcccATCAACACGCTGACGTTTACATCACatccttaaaaaaacaaaacgaaaCTGTACAGATGCTGAGTGCTTGACTCGCCAGCAGGAGCCCACCTCGTGCACAGGCCTCATCCATAAATAATACAGCATGTCTAAATAGGgtggataaaaaaaagaaaaaaaagaaaggaagaagaagtgaaATCTGTTTATTGAGCAGAAACCTCTCCCTGGGTTTAAGTTTGGGATTAAAGGGGAACTTGAATTTATCTGTCGTTCTCCCCCCcagtcaccggatccttcaggCAGAACAGGAATAAATCACATTAGTGTTTCTGTCAGCTGAGGTAAACTCCAGGTCCGGATGTGACTGTTTTATTTAGAGAGCACAGCCAACACTGCTGGGTTCAGGTGAATGACCAGAAACCTCTCAGGCAGGTATCCTGAAAATAGTCCACAACTTGTATTTGAGTCCATGTCATGACAACCCAGACATAATCCAATAACATGCACTCACTCAAACCTCTCGGGTTTCCACAGCGAATCAGGTAGTTTTCAAAATATCTCAATAAGGCTGAAATGAACAAGTAAACACGGCCATGCTCGATGTTCTGTACTTAAACACAAAGATACTATGAGTTAACAATGACAATGCTAACTATAAATTGTATATAAAGCTGGAAGATGCTACCTCACTTCCCCCcagtatccagaaatgaagtaaAAGTATTCCTGATATTAACATCTTGCCCATTGGGAGCCGGAGTCTGTGCTGTTGCAACCAGTCCTGTCATATACAcaggctcgaccaatcacgagtcagtctcagctgtcaatcatgaacaGGAACAAGAATATGTGTCATACATCATTGCATATAGAACCACAACAGGTTTAATTTTCCGGGAAAAATGTTGGACGTTAAGCCAACGTGCTAACATAGCTAAACATTTTATATAGAAGTAAATTGTATCTATCAAAAAAGATTAGGCTACTAATGAGTTAATCAATGGTTAATTAACATCTAAAGTTTATAAATCTGTTACAATTAAGCGAGTAATTGCAAAAATAACCCACTAGCTGATATTTATCCCTTTCATCAGTTATAAATGTTGTTAATTCTTCATATTCATAGTCAAATGTTAGTATGCTGTTGATGAATGGATCGATTGAGATCAGGTCTTTTCTAGTGGTCAAACAGTTTAACCAGTGTTCCCAGTCTAGTCACGCAGACGTTGTTCTCATTAATGTCTTTTACTCAAACTcttaatgaatgaaatgaagagTGTCTAATTAGACAACATTAACAAAACGCGAGATGTCAATAACAACAGCACTTTTAGACTGAAAGCTGAAGGTTATTTACTGAACATATTAGTCAAACACTTTCAAACCTTTTGGTGATATTGATTGACTTCATTTTAAAAAGCCAATCCAGGaatgtgtgttgtgatttaTTCCGTCACTCTGCCTACTTCTGTGAGTCAAAGTCATTTTGACCAATTGACTTCTTCATATGACAAATTTAAGtaagtaataaataaacatgagttGTTGTGGGTTTTTTCCCGGCGCGCTTTGTGAAATCAACAGAGCAA comes from Pleuronectes platessa chromosome 17, fPlePla1.1, whole genome shotgun sequence and encodes:
- the tmem121ab gene encoding transmembrane protein 121Ab, with the protein product MVLPPPDKRHVCLTTIVIMTSMAFMDAYLVEQNQGPRKIGVCIIVLVGDVCFLIVLRYVAVWVGAEVRTARRGYAMILWFLYIFVLEIKLYFVFQNCKADRKSLETVARKALTLLLSVCVPGLYLVLVALDSMEYVRTFRKKEDMRSRLFWVALDLLDLLDIQANLWEPQRTGLPIWAEGLMFFYCYILLLILPCVSLSEISMQGEHMSPQKMMLYPVLSLVTINVVTILIRGVNMVLFQDSRVSTIFVGKNVVAIATKASTFLEYRRQVKEFPHPQNAMALELQQNSVSHTQPLPNTTSLPHEPSPAQDVIDT